A genomic segment from Tachypleus tridentatus isolate NWPU-2018 unplaced genomic scaffold, ASM421037v1 Hic_cluster_2, whole genome shotgun sequence encodes:
- the LOC143242960 gene encoding putative peptidylglycine alpha-hydroxylating monooxygenase 1 isoform X1, whose protein sequence is MKNFRDVDTEVGPTGNDEMCNFYLMYCVEGDRIVSKQDCFSPGPPIYRWCWDSHLGSIPNSIDKDASTSE, encoded by the exons ATGAAAAATTTCAGAGATGTTGACACTGAAGTTGG GCCAACTGGCaatgatgaaatgtgtaatttCTACCTGATGTATTGTGTGGAAGGTGACAGAATCGTAAGTAAACAGGATTGCTTCTCTCCAGGACCTCCAATCTACCGTTGGTGCTGGGACTCTCACTTGGGAAGCATTCCAAACTCCATTGATAAAGATGCAAGCACTTCAGAATAA
- the LOC143242960 gene encoding peptidylglycine alpha-hydroxylating monooxygenase-like isoform X2, whose protein sequence is MLVAGYVLKPNGQWLLIGKHDLLKPQMFYPVQNNLTILQGDIVVRDNKGCSLYDEKFQRC, encoded by the exons ATGCTTGTGGCAGGATATGTTCTTAAGCCTAATGGCCAGTGGCTGTTGATTGGAAAACATGACCTTCTGAAACCACAG ATGTTCTACCCTGTTCAGAACAACTTGACAATTTTGCAAGGAGATATCGTGGTGAGGGATAACAAAG gcTGCTCGTTGTACGATGAAAAATTTCAGAGATGTTGA